In Halopseudomonas xinjiangensis, a single genomic region encodes these proteins:
- a CDS encoding PAS domain-containing sensor histidine kinase yields the protein MSTPPSGPALPSRRPAETRQNEPDFCGLFHAAPAPYLVVTSQLIIAAVNDAYLRATMTERDAIIGQHIFEVFPDNPHDPQAHSTANLSASFERVLKHRVPDAMAIQKYDIRLRDSDDFEERYWSPVNTPVFDAEGQLTHILHRVEDVTPFMADRSRLAAAEMHNDEQAIEIRLANSRLREAKVELEQERDLRELFVLTLTHDLRTPLAAAKFASQLLFRKGSDPAEAQRLSARIAASLDRCDRMIGDLLDANQLRSGKKLSIEVEPLELTDLVEDVLAELSTLFGDRFVLRAPVPISGLWSRMQLRRMVENLCINAVKYGTAGRPVSVSVREQNETVALEVHNEGPAIPAEDQARLFEPYHRRAAHQNGSEQGWGLGLTVVNGIAEAHGGKAAVISNTDEGTTFRVTLPLRPPAEA from the coding sequence ATGTCGACGCCGCCCAGCGGCCCCGCGCTGCCCTCGCGGCGCCCCGCCGAGACCAGGCAGAACGAGCCCGACTTCTGCGGCCTGTTCCATGCTGCACCGGCCCCCTATCTGGTCGTTACCTCGCAACTGATCATCGCCGCGGTCAACGATGCCTACCTCCGGGCAACCATGACTGAGCGCGATGCGATCATCGGCCAGCACATCTTCGAAGTCTTTCCGGACAACCCGCACGATCCCCAAGCCCATAGCACCGCCAACCTCTCGGCCTCCTTCGAACGCGTGCTCAAACATCGAGTGCCCGATGCAATGGCGATACAGAAATACGATATTCGTCTGAGAGACTCCGACGACTTCGAGGAGCGCTACTGGAGCCCGGTCAACACGCCGGTGTTCGACGCTGAGGGGCAACTCACCCACATCCTGCATCGGGTCGAGGATGTCACGCCGTTCATGGCCGACCGGTCGCGGCTGGCAGCGGCAGAAATGCACAACGACGAACAGGCTATCGAGATCCGCCTGGCGAACAGCCGACTGCGCGAGGCCAAGGTCGAACTCGAACAAGAGCGCGATCTGCGTGAGCTGTTCGTACTGACTCTGACCCACGATCTGCGCACTCCGCTGGCAGCCGCCAAGTTCGCCTCGCAACTGTTGTTCCGCAAAGGCAGCGACCCGGCGGAGGCGCAAAGACTGTCGGCGCGCATTGCGGCCAGTCTCGACCGGTGCGATCGCATGATCGGCGACCTGCTCGATGCGAATCAGCTGCGCTCGGGCAAGAAGCTGTCGATCGAAGTGGAGCCACTGGAGCTGACGGACCTGGTCGAGGATGTACTGGCAGAGCTGTCGACGCTTTTCGGCGATCGCTTCGTACTTCGCGCGCCAGTTCCGATCAGCGGGCTCTGGTCGCGCATGCAGCTGCGGCGCATGGTGGAAAATTTGTGCATCAACGCCGTCAAGTACGGCACCGCCGGGCGGCCCGTCAGCGTCTCGGTGCGAGAACAGAACGAAACGGTCGCTCTGGAAGTACACAACGAGGGGCCGGCCATACCCGCCGAAGACCAGGCGAGACTCTTCGAACCCTATCATCGCAGGGCAGCGCATCAGAACGGCTCGGAGCAGGGATGGGGACTGGGGCTAACGGTGGTCAACGGGATCGCCGAAGCGCATGGCGGCAAGGCTGCGGTAATCAGCAACACGGACGAAGGCACGACATTTCGCGTGACCCTGCCTTTGCGGCCGCCGGCAGAAGCGTGA